The genomic interval GACGTGCTCGACGCTCACCGTACGACCCTGGGCGCCTCGGAACTGCGGGCACGGGCCACCGCGCAGGGCGCCGAGCTCGCCGGACTCGCCGCGCGCGCCTCGCTCGCGTCGGGCGGCCCGCGACGGCTGCTGGTGTGGAGCGAACGCTGGCGGGCGACCGTGCTGTCCGCGCCGCCGACCCGCCCGCCGGCCGACCCGGCGCTGCTCAGCGACCTCACCGCCTTCCGCGAGATAGCGGCACGCGCGGAGGGGGCCCGGATCGAGGGCCGGCCGGTGCCGACGCTGGAGCGTGAACAGCGCCGCCTGGAACGGGAGATCCGCTCCCGGACCCTCCACATGCGCGGCGACGCTCCCGGCGACGGCTACCGGTTCGACCCCGGCAGGCTGCTGGAACGGCTCGGCGACGAGGTACGGCTGGTCGAACTCGCCGTGCTCGACGGGCGGGTCCAGGTGCTGCTGTGCGCGCAGGGGCGGGTGCGGCGGTTCGAGGGCGGACTGCTCGCCGACGCCGAGCGGGAGGCGGAGCACGTCCAGGCGGGGCTCAGACGACTGGCCCACCCGGGGGCCGAGGCCCGGCTTCCGGTGGTGGAGGCGGCCGGGCGGCGACTGGAGGAGCTGCTGCTCGGTCCGGCCGCGGCCCAACTCGGCTCCGGACCGGTCGTGATGGTGCCGCCGGGGCGGCTGCACCGGGTGCCGTGGGCGCTGCTGCCCTCGCTGCGGGAGCGGGTGTTCAGCGTGTCGCCGTCGGCGAACAGCTGGCTGCGGGCGAGGGAGACCGCGCCGCCGCCGAGCGGGCGCCAGGTGCTCGTCCGCGGTCCGGGGCTCGCGACCGGGGGCGCCGAGGTGCCCGAACTGGCCGGGCGGCACGGCTCCGCGACGGTCCTGGAGTACGACGACGCGCGCGTGCCGCGGGTGTTGGAGGAACTGGACGGGGCGACGCTGGCGCACATCGCCGCGCACGGCACGTTCCGTGCGGACAGCCCGCTGTTCTCGTCGTTGCGGATGACCGACGGGCCGCTCATCGTCCACGACTTCGAGCGCCTGGACCGCAGCCCGTACCGGATCATCCTGTCCTGCTGCGACACCGCCCGGTTCGCCTCGGTCGGCGCGGACGAGCTGCTCGGCCTGGTCACCGCGCTGCTGCCGCTGGGCACGGCGGGAGTGGTGGCGTGCAGCGCGCCGGTCAACGACGAGGCGGTGGTGCCGTTGATGCTCACGCTGCACAAGGGGCTCAGTGCGGGGGCGTCCATGGCGGAGGCGCTGCGCGACGCGCGGGCCTCGCTGCCGGGGGACTCGGTGCATCAGGCGACGGGGTGGGCGTTCTCGGCGTTCGGGGCGGCGTGAGGGCCGCGAGCGCCGAGGAGTGCTGGATGTGTGGGGCGGCCTGACCCCTCCCCCGAATACTGGGGGTCAGACCGCCCCGGTCCGGGGTACGGCTCAGGCCGGCTGCGCCTCCGGCAGCTCCACCAGGCACGGCAAGGCGTCGCGGTCGCTCGCGCCGAGACGGGCGTACGCGCTGTAGAGGTGGTTGCCGACCGTACGGATGGACAGGGTGAGCTTCTCCGCGATCTGGCGGTTGCTCAGTCCGGCGGCCGCGAGGGTGACGATCTGCCGCTGGCGGGCGGTGAGTTCGCCGAGGACCAGCCCCGACAGGGCCGGGGTGCGGGCGCCCTGGCAGCGCCGGGCCAGGGCGACAGCGCGGGTGCGTGAGGTGCGGGCGGCGCCCGGGTCGCGGTGCGCACCCACGGCCTGGGCGTACGCCTCGGCCGCGAAGAGCAGAAAGCCGCGCTCCTCCAAGGCCTGCGCCGCGCGGTCGAGGGCGGGACCGTCGCCATGGGCGAGCGCCTCGGCGTGGGCGGCGAAGACACCGGTCAACAGGCCGACTGCCCGGTCGGGCGCACCGAGACGCACGGCGTCGTACGGCTCCTCCCCCACCGTGGCGAGAGCCGCGTCGAGATCACCGCGGGCGGCGGCCCACCAGGTGGCGGCCGAACCCTCCGCGACATGCGGTGATTCGGTGGTGGACCGGCCTGGGAACGACGAGGGTCCCGGTGCCGAGAGCCGGACGGAGCCGTCGCTGCCCGGACCGGACGGGCTCATCGCGTGCTCCGGGTCTCCCGACTGCGCTGCCGCCAGGCCGAGTTCGAGGTGGCAGGCCGGGTCGTCGGGGGTGGTTCGCAGTCCTTCTGCGGCCCAGGCCGCGGCCTCGCGCAGTGCGCCTCGCAGACGGGCGAACCGGGCTCGTAGGGCGGCGTGCCGGGCCGGGATGCCGGAGCCCTCGTCCACGAGCCACTCCCCCACCGGGGCCGGGACGGCTCGTACGTCCGTCTCGGCGATCGCCCGGGTCAGGGTGGCCGTCTCGGTCTCCAGGGCGGCCGCGCAGCTTTCCGGGGTGCGGGCCAGGCGTCGGGCCCGTAGGCGTCCGGCGGCGGCTCGCAGCACCGGGCCGTGGAGAGGGTGCGCGAGGCGGGCGGCACCTTGCTCGTCGACGTGGACCAGTCCGTCGGTCTCCAGGGCTTCGAGGGCGTCGAGGTCGAGGGTGTCGACGTCCATCGGGAACGGCTCTCCGAAAGCCAGGCGGTCCAGGGTCTCCCGCTCGCCGGGACCAGCGCGGTCGAGGAGATGCGCGGCGCGCTCGCGTACGGTCGCGGTGATCGGCACCGGACCGCGCCACGCCCACTCGGCCGAGTCCGCGACCCGGTGCAGCGGCCCTCGCTCGCGCACCGCGTCCACCAGCTCGCGCAGCAGCCGCAGGTCCCCCCGGCACAGGCGGTACAGCCGGTTGACGGTGAGGGCCTCCGGACCGCCGGCGCCGGCCGCGAGGAGCCGTGCGGTCTCCTCGCGGGGCAGTGGTTCCAGGGCGAGGCGCGGCAGGAGCTCTCCGGTCCACAGACGGGAGATCGCCCCCGGCACCCGCGCGCCGTCGGTGGCAACGACCAGGAGTCGGGTGCGGCCGTGCACGGCGAGCTGGTGGACCAGGGCCGCCGAGACGTCGTCCAGCAGATGGGCGTCGTCGACGAGCAGCAGTCGTACGGAGGACAGGAGTTGGACCGCCCGATGCAGGGACTCCGTCTCCGGGAGGAGATGCGCGAAGGCGGCGAACGGGAGTCCGCGGGTCTCGGGCGTGCCCGCCACCCGGGCGCAGTCGGTGCCGCGTACGGCCTCCGTGACGAGGCGGGTCTTGCCCCGGCCCGCGGGGCCGGTCACCACCATGCCCTGCCGTCCCCCGGCAAGGGACCTGCGCACCAGCTCGAGTTCTTCCTCGCGCCCGGTGAACGGCCAGGGCAGCTCCAGGGTCTTCGTGTCCCGTTCGTATGTCGTCACGGAAGCTAGAGCAGCGCTACTCAGTCTTGATACAGGGGGACTTGAGTAGCCCCCGACTCACGCGTCCCCGGGCGCCCGACGGCACGCTGAAACCCATGACCGCACGCTACTGCTCCCTCGCGCAGCAGTCGGCTCCGGCGTTCGCGGTGACAGCGCAGCCGGGCCGCACGGGCGAGGCTGGACCACTGTCCGGCGCCGGGGGAATGGCCGGAAGTACGTAGCCTTCGGGGGAGGGAGACGTACTTCCGGCCACGCGGCGTTCGGCGGGGGCCGAGTGCGAGAGTGGCGGCATGCTGATCGTTCTCGCTCCATCTGCGGGTCGACACCATCGAGCAGGCGATCGTCCGGTCCGGGCCGGCGCGGCACCCCCTGGGTGTCGATGTGGAAGCGGCTCGCAGTCGTGTCGGCCTGCTCGCGGCCGACCGCCGGCAGGGTCGTGGCCTCCTCCGCGCTGATGCCGAGCAGTGGACTGCGCCAGCCCTCCATCACACGGCAGGGCCGTCACCTGCCTGCGGGACTGGAATGTGAGCAGGAGGGACAGCAGCCGGTCCGCTCTCATCGGGCGATCACCCTTTTCACGTATGGCTGACAGAGGATGTCAGTCATACGGCCGTAGCGTCGTCCGCGAAGCCTCCGAACAGCAGGGAGACAGCACGTGATCAGTGGATACGTCATCGGCGAGAGCCTCAGGCCGGGAGCGGAGTTCGCGCCCCGCGGACTGCGGTTGCGGAAGGTGAGCAGGGTCGAGGTCGCGGGGGCGAGCGGCGGGCAGCCTCCGGCGTGGACGCTCGTCGAGTGGGAGAGCGACGGCGAGGACGTCGGCGCGCTGGCGGACGCGCTGGCCGAGGCGTTGGAGCCGGAACTCGGCTGGTACGCCGACTTCGTCGCCGGGGACGAGCGGGTGGTGGTGTTCGCCGGGAAGGTGTTCCGCTATCGGCGCGGCGACGAGGCGGGCCGCGCCGAAGCGGTCGCGTACGGCAGGTCGGTGGGGACTCCGGAGCATCAGCTCGACTGGGAGGAGTGACCCCGCTTTTGCCATTCCTCCGCGAGGAGTGCGTACGAACGGACGCGGTCCGCATGGTCGTGGGTGATGGTCGTGATGAGCAATTCATCCGCGCCCGTGGCCTCTTGGAGCTGTTCCAGGCGGTCGGCGACCCTGGCCGGCGACCCGACGAACTGGGTGTCGAGGCGGTCCTGGACGAGCGCCCGGTCCTCGTCCGTCCAGGCGTGGGCGCGGGCCTCCTCGGGGGTCGGGAACTCGATGGCACCCTCGGCTGTGCGGATGCTGCGCACCCAGGCGCCGTAGCCGGTGGCGAGTTCGCGGGCGGTGTCGTCGTCCTCGGCCACGACGACGTCGGCGGAGACGCTGACGTACGGCTTGTCGAGGATGTCGGAGGGCTGGAAGGCGGCCCGGTAGCCCTCGGCGGCCTCCAGGACCGTACCCGGGCTGACGTGGTAGTTGGCCGCGAAGCGCAGTCCGCGGGCGCCCGCGACCTCGGCGCTCTCGCCGCCGCTGCTGCCGAGTATCCACACCTCCACGTCCGCCCCCTCGCCCGGGACCACGTGCGCCTCGACGCCCTCCGGGGAGCGGTAGGTGCCCGCGAGCAGGGCGAGGACGTCGTCGATCTGCTCGGCGTAGTCCTGTGACTCGGCGCCCGGCAGCAGGAGCAGTCTGCGCTGGAGCGCGATGCGGGGCGAGCCGAGCAGGTACTCGAAGGAGAAGCGGGGCGGGACAAGCAGGCCGTTGGGGGCACGGCCGTCCACCACGGTGGTCGGCAGCGGGGCCTTGGGCGCACCCGGCGGCCGGCCGCCGGAGCGGCCGAGGCCCAGGTCGAGCCGGCCGGGGTGCAGGGCGTCGAGGAGTCCGAACTCCTCGACCGTGCTCAGCGCGGTGCGGTGGCCGAGCTGCACGGCGCCGGAGCCGAGGCGGATCGTGGAGGTGGCGGACGCGGTGAGCGCGAGGACCACCGCGGGGGACGTGCCCGCGACGCCCGGGTTGAGATGGTGCTCGGCGAACCAGTAGCGGGCGTAGCCGAGCCGTTCGGCCTGCTGGGCGAGGTCGATGGAGTTGCGCAGGGCGTCGGCGGCGGTGGATCCGGACGGGATCGGTACCAGGTCCAGGACGCCGAGGGGGATGTCAGGCATGGGCGGGCTCCTCGGCGTGGACCGGCCCCCAGGGGAACGGTGGGTCCGGGATGGTGTGGCGCAGTGCCGGGGCGACCTCGGACTGGAACAGTTCGAGCGAGTCACGGTGCTGAGTGTCCGTCAGACCCGCAGCGTCCGCGTGCAGATGGAGCACGGAGTGCCCGAACTGCTCGTGGTAGCGGTGGACTTTGTCGATGATCTGCTGCGGGCTGCCGATCAGGGCGGAACTGCGCTCGACGAAGTCCTCCAGGGTCTCGAAGACGACAGGGAGGCCGGCCTTCTCGTAGAAGGCGAGGTTGGCCTCGAAGAGCGGCCGGTAGACGTCGAGCGCCTCCTGGGAGGTGCGGGTGACCAGCAGGCCCGCCGTGCCGGCCCCGATCGCGATGTCGGCCGGGTCGTGGCCGTAGAACTCCCAGCGCTCGCGGTAATGGCGGATCAACTCGGCATACGGCTCTATGGGGTTGGTGACGTTCGCCGAGAACAGCGGGTCGCCGTAGCGGGCGGCGAGGTCCACCGACTCCTTGCTGGTGGCGCTGCCGTGCCAGACCCGGACCGGTCTCTGGTACGGCCGCGGCCACACCTCGGCGTCCTTCAGCGGGGGCCGGAACCGGGTGTCCGCGGTGACCTTGTCCTGGCGCCAGAGCTGCCGGAACACCTCGTAGCTCTCGGCGTTGCGCTCCCACTGGTCCTCGGGCGTGACGTGGAACAGCTCGCGCTGAGCGGTGCCGTTGCCCTTTCCGATGATCAGGTCGAGGCGGCCCTCGGAGAGGTGGTCGAGGGTGGCGTAGTCCTCGTAGGCGCGCACCGGATCGAGCAGGCTCAGGGTCGTCACCGCGGTGAAGAGGCGGATGCGCCTGGTGATCGCGGCGACATGGCTGAGGACCACGGTCGGGGAGGAGGAGATGAACGGCCGCTCGTGCCGCTCCCCCACGCCGAAGCCGTCGAAACCCAGTTCCTCGGCGAGCACGGCGTTGTCGAGCACCTCGCGGAAGCGGTCGTGGGTCGGCTTCTGGACGCCCGTGACCGGATCCGGCCGGTGCACGATCAGGGTGATCGCGAGGAACTTCACGAGGCCAGCCGCCCCTCGGCCGGCGTCTCGTCCGGGTGCGCGAGGCCGAGCTGGTGGCGCAGGGTGGGGCCCTCGTACTCGGTGCGGAAGACGCCCTGTTCCTGGAGGAGCGGGACGACCTTGTCGGCGAAGGCGTCGAGGCCGGTCGGGGTGATGTGCGGGACCAGGATGAAGCCGTCGCTCGCGTCGGCCTGCACGTACTCGTTGATGGTGCGGGCGACGGTCTCGGCCGAGCCGATGAAGTTCTGCCGGTTGCCGGTGTGGATGACGAGGTCTCGGATGGACCAGTTGTTGGCGGCGGCCAGTTCGCGCCATTCGCGGGCGGTGGCCAGCGGGTCGCGGTACATACGGACCTGGGCGCGGCCCTTGGAGATGTGGTTCTCGCTGACATCCGGGTCGATGTCGGGAAGCGGCCCCTCGGGGTCGTACGACGAGAGGTCCCTGTTCCAGACGAACTCCAGGTGCTTCAGCGCGGTGGCGCCGCTGACCTGCTGGCGTCGGACGATCCGCGCCAGTTCCTCGGCCTCGGCGTCGGTGTCGGCGAGAGCGAAGGAGGCGGCGGGCAGGATCAGCAACTGGTCGTGGCGGCGGCCGTACTTGGCGAGACGGTTCTTGACGTCGGCGTAGAATGCCTGGCCGCCCTCCAGGGTGGCGTGCCGGCTGAAGATCGCGTCGGCGGAGGAGGCCGCGAACTCGCGGCCCTCCTCGGAGTCGCCGGCCTGGAAGACGACCGGGCGGCCCTGCGGGGAGCGCGGGACGTTGAACTGGCCCTGGATGTCGAAGTGCTGACCGGTGTGGACGAAGGAACCGGCCTTCGCGTCCCGCAGGAAGACACCCGAGGCCTGGTCGGCGAGGATCTCGTCGCCGTGCCAGGAGTCGAAGAGCTCCTGGGTGGTGGCGAGGAACTCCTTGGCGCGGGAGTAGCGCTCCTCCTGCGGCAGGAAGCCGCCGCGGCGGAAGTTCTCGCCGGTGAAGGCGTCCCAGGAGGTGACGACGTTCCAGGCGGAGCGGCCGCCGGAGAGGTGGTCGAGGCTGGCGAACTGGCGGGCCACCTCATAGGGCTCGTTGAAGGTGGAGTTGATGGTGCCGGTGAGCCCCAGGTGCTCGGTGACGGCGGCCAGCGCGGCGAGGATCGTGAAGGTGTCGGGGCGGCCGACGACGTCCAGGTCGTAGATCTTTCCGCCCTGTTCGCGCAGGCGCAGGCCCTCGGCGAGGAACAGGAAGTCGAACTTGGCCCGTTCGGCGGTCTTCGCGAAGTGTGCGAAGGAGCTGAACTCGATGTGGCTGCCGGCCTCGGGGTCGCTCCACACGGTGGTGTTGTTGACGCCCGGGAAATGCGCGGCCAGGTGGATCTGCTTCAGCGGCTTGCTCATGGTGTGCGGTCCTTCCGGCTCAAAGCTCTCGGGCTCAGGCGGCGGCGTAGCGGTTGGCGGGGCGGGCGAGGCCCAGCAGGCCACGCAGGGTGTCGGCCTCGTAGGCGGTGCGGAAGGCGCCGCGGCGCTGGAGTTCGGGGACCAGGCCGCGGGTGATCGCCGGCAGGTCGTGACCGAGGACGGCG from Streptomyces sp. CC0208 carries:
- a CDS encoding CHAT domain-containing tetratricopeptide repeat protein; its protein translation is MVFAAPHQALARAEEVLGSDPSPLHASVAHQVIGIWQRDWGDMRLALDHLRRARDLGARSESTDREADALAALGVALVHAGRTRQGLESLERGVAVSSGHTRAQILFRRAYASWVLGHHRAALEDVRRAVPVLRQADDVIWTARALTLRATVHLALGAVERADADFTAAEALWDTTGQEHDKADAVESRGLAAYRSGNIPAALRLLDEAQERYAKLGTPTFMLTVRRCEVLMAAGLAPEALTEADAAIKALDGIGGQSTLKAELLLAAARAARHAGDAHTAIARADMAVRLFAGQRRTWWETHARLVLIEARVAAGRGSGRLVADAAAVADRLASFGAPAAPEASLLAGRIALGLGWREDARRHLEVAARSRHSGPPLARMTGWAAQALWARAVGSDRRVLEACRRGLDVLDAHRTTLGASELRARATAQGAELAGLAARASLASGGPRRLLVWSERWRATVLSAPPTRPPADPALLSDLTAFREIAARAEGARIEGRPVPTLEREQRRLEREIRSRTLHMRGDAPGDGYRFDPGRLLERLGDEVRLVELAVLDGRVQVLLCAQGRVRRFEGGLLADAEREAEHVQAGLRRLAHPGAEARLPVVEAAGRRLEELLLGPAAAQLGSGPVVMVPPGRLHRVPWALLPSLRERVFSVSPSANSWLRARETAPPPSGRQVLVRGPGLATGGAEVPELAGRHGSATVLEYDDARVPRVLEELDGATLAHIAAHGTFRADSPLFSSLRMTDGPLIVHDFERLDRSPYRIILSCCDTARFASVGADELLGLVTALLPLGTAGVVACSAPVNDEAVVPLMLTLHKGLSAGASMAEALRDARASLPGDSVHQATGWAFSAFGAA
- a CDS encoding LuxR family transcriptional regulator, which produces MTTYERDTKTLELPWPFTGREEELELVRRSLAGGRQGMVVTGPAGRGKTRLVTEAVRGTDCARVAGTPETRGLPFAAFAHLLPETESLHRAVQLLSSVRLLLVDDAHLLDDVSAALVHQLAVHGRTRLLVVATDGARVPGAISRLWTGELLPRLALEPLPREETARLLAAGAGGPEALTVNRLYRLCRGDLRLLRELVDAVRERGPLHRVADSAEWAWRGPVPITATVRERAAHLLDRAGPGERETLDRLAFGEPFPMDVDTLDLDALEALETDGLVHVDEQGAARLAHPLHGPVLRAAAGRLRARRLARTPESCAAALETETATLTRAIAETDVRAVPAPVGEWLVDEGSGIPARHAALRARFARLRGALREAAAWAAEGLRTTPDDPACHLELGLAAAQSGDPEHAMSPSGPGSDGSVRLSAPGPSSFPGRSTTESPHVAEGSAATWWAAARGDLDAALATVGEEPYDAVRLGAPDRAVGLLTGVFAAHAEALAHGDGPALDRAAQALEERGFLLFAAEAYAQAVGAHRDPGAARTSRTRAVALARRCQGARTPALSGLVLGELTARQRQIVTLAAAGLSNRQIAEKLTLSIRTVGNHLYSAYARLGASDRDALPCLVELPEAQPA
- a CDS encoding LLM class flavin-dependent oxidoreductase; translation: MPDIPLGVLDLVPIPSGSTAADALRNSIDLAQQAERLGYARYWFAEHHLNPGVAGTSPAVVLALTASATSTIRLGSGAVQLGHRTALSTVEEFGLLDALHPGRLDLGLGRSGGRPPGAPKAPLPTTVVDGRAPNGLLVPPRFSFEYLLGSPRIALQRRLLLLPGAESQDYAEQIDDVLALLAGTYRSPEGVEAHVVPGEGADVEVWILGSSGGESAEVAGARGLRFAANYHVSPGTVLEAAEGYRAAFQPSDILDKPYVSVSADVVVAEDDDTARELATGYGAWVRSIRTAEGAIEFPTPEEARAHAWTDEDRALVQDRLDTQFVGSPARVADRLEQLQEATGADELLITTITHDHADRVRSYALLAEEWQKRGHSSQSS
- a CDS encoding LLM class flavin-dependent oxidoreductase, whose amino-acid sequence is MKFLAITLIVHRPDPVTGVQKPTHDRFREVLDNAVLAEELGFDGFGVGERHERPFISSSPTVVLSHVAAITRRIRLFTAVTTLSLLDPVRAYEDYATLDHLSEGRLDLIIGKGNGTAQRELFHVTPEDQWERNAESYEVFRQLWRQDKVTADTRFRPPLKDAEVWPRPYQRPVRVWHGSATSKESVDLAARYGDPLFSANVTNPIEPYAELIRHYRERWEFYGHDPADIAIGAGTAGLLVTRTSQEALDVYRPLFEANLAFYEKAGLPVVFETLEDFVERSSALIGSPQQIIDKVHRYHEQFGHSVLHLHADAAGLTDTQHRDSLELFQSEVAPALRHTIPDPPFPWGPVHAEEPAHA
- a CDS encoding NtaA/DmoA family FMN-dependent monooxygenase (This protein belongs to a clade of FMN-dependent monooxygenases, within a broader family of flavin-dependent oxidoreductases, the luciferase-like monooxygenase (LMM) family, some of whose members use coenzyme F420 rather than FMN.), which codes for MSKPLKQIHLAAHFPGVNNTTVWSDPEAGSHIEFSSFAHFAKTAERAKFDFLFLAEGLRLREQGGKIYDLDVVGRPDTFTILAALAAVTEHLGLTGTINSTFNEPYEVARQFASLDHLSGGRSAWNVVTSWDAFTGENFRRGGFLPQEERYSRAKEFLATTQELFDSWHGDEILADQASGVFLRDAKAGSFVHTGQHFDIQGQFNVPRSPQGRPVVFQAGDSEEGREFAASSADAIFSRHATLEGGQAFYADVKNRLAKYGRRHDQLLILPAASFALADTDAEAEELARIVRRQQVSGATALKHLEFVWNRDLSSYDPEGPLPDIDPDVSENHISKGRAQVRMYRDPLATAREWRELAAANNWSIRDLVIHTGNRQNFIGSAETVARTINEYVQADASDGFILVPHITPTGLDAFADKVVPLLQEQGVFRTEYEGPTLRHQLGLAHPDETPAEGRLAS